One Pseudomonas sp. AN-1 genomic region harbors:
- the recQ gene encoding DNA helicase RecQ, whose protein sequence is MLDSALRTLKDVFGYDAFRGNQARIIQHVSEGGDALVLMPTGGGKSLCFQVPALLRDGVAVVVSPLIALMDDQVATLDELGVAAVALNSTQTPEEQREIAERLRRGEIKLLYLAPERLVQPRMLAFLQRLPIALFAIDEAHCVSQWGHDFRPEYLQLGQLAELFPNVPRIALTATADKRTREEIVQRLHLEQAERFLSSFDRPNIFYRIVPKDQPRKQLLAFLAGRRGDAGIVYCMSRKKVEEVAAFLSEQGYPALPYHAGLASELRAHNQKRFINEEGLIMVATIAFGMGIDKPNVRFVAHLDLPKSLEAYYQETGRAGRDGLPSEVWMAYGLQDVLFLRQMLQNSEGDEQHKRVERHKLEAMLALCEESRCRRQALLAYFDEELAQPCGHCDNCVEGVETWDATEAARLALSAIYRSGQRYGVGHLVDILLGRESDKVRSFGHQQLAVFGKGKELAEADWRTLFRQLVARGLADIDLDGFGGLRLTDACRPLLRGEVSLELRRDLKPQRAQRSSGGPSQASQLVRGDERPLWEALRTLRRKLAEEHSVPPYVIFPDATLLEMLRSQPQSLSEMAQVSGVGARKLERYGQAFLDVLTDSPAAPAVPAVVTDLRHELVSLARSGMTPAQIARQLDCSEKNVYSLLAEAIGRQQLSLEQALDLPEELLGEIHDAFLDGDGELPPVAALAEAFDGRVPLGVLHCVRAALEVELGA, encoded by the coding sequence ATGCTCGATTCCGCCCTGCGCACCCTCAAAGACGTGTTCGGTTACGACGCTTTCCGCGGCAACCAGGCGCGGATCATCCAGCACGTGAGCGAAGGCGGCGACGCCCTGGTGCTGATGCCCACCGGCGGCGGCAAGTCGCTGTGCTTCCAGGTGCCGGCGCTGCTGCGCGACGGCGTGGCGGTGGTGGTGTCGCCCTTGATCGCGCTGATGGACGACCAGGTCGCCACCCTCGACGAGCTGGGCGTGGCGGCGGTGGCGCTGAACTCCACGCAGACGCCCGAGGAGCAGCGCGAGATCGCCGAGCGCCTGCGCCGCGGCGAGATCAAACTGCTCTACCTGGCCCCCGAGCGCCTGGTGCAGCCGCGCATGCTGGCCTTCCTGCAGCGCCTGCCGATCGCCCTGTTCGCCATCGACGAGGCGCACTGCGTGTCGCAGTGGGGCCACGACTTCCGCCCCGAGTACCTGCAGCTCGGCCAGCTCGCCGAGCTGTTCCCCAACGTGCCGCGCATCGCCCTGACCGCCACCGCGGACAAGCGCACCCGCGAGGAGATCGTCCAGCGCCTGCACCTGGAGCAGGCCGAGCGTTTCCTCTCCAGCTTCGACCGGCCGAACATCTTCTACCGCATCGTGCCCAAGGATCAGCCGCGCAAGCAGCTGCTGGCCTTCCTCGCCGGGCGTCGCGGCGACGCCGGCATCGTCTACTGCATGTCGCGCAAGAAGGTCGAGGAGGTGGCCGCCTTCCTCTCCGAGCAGGGCTATCCGGCGCTGCCGTACCACGCCGGGCTGGCCAGCGAGCTGCGCGCGCACAACCAGAAGCGCTTCATCAACGAGGAAGGGCTGATCATGGTGGCGACCATCGCCTTCGGCATGGGCATCGACAAGCCCAACGTGCGCTTCGTCGCTCACCTCGACCTGCCCAAGTCGCTGGAGGCCTACTACCAGGAAACCGGCCGCGCCGGCCGCGACGGCCTGCCCTCGGAAGTGTGGATGGCCTACGGCCTGCAGGACGTGCTGTTCCTGCGCCAGATGCTGCAGAACTCCGAGGGCGACGAGCAGCACAAGCGCGTCGAGCGCCACAAGCTGGAGGCCATGCTGGCGCTGTGCGAGGAGTCGCGCTGCCGTCGCCAGGCGCTCCTGGCCTACTTCGACGAGGAGCTGGCGCAGCCCTGCGGCCACTGCGACAACTGCGTGGAGGGCGTGGAGACCTGGGACGCCACCGAGGCGGCGCGCCTGGCGCTGTCGGCCATCTACCGCAGCGGCCAGCGCTACGGCGTCGGCCACCTGGTCGACATCCTGCTCGGTCGCGAGAGCGACAAGGTGCGCTCGTTCGGCCACCAGCAGCTGGCGGTGTTCGGCAAGGGCAAGGAACTGGCCGAAGCGGACTGGCGCACGCTGTTCCGCCAACTGGTGGCGCGCGGCCTGGCCGATATCGACCTCGACGGCTTCGGCGGCCTGCGCCTGACCGACGCCTGCCGGCCGCTGCTGCGCGGCGAGGTCAGCCTCGAGCTGCGCCGCGATCTCAAGCCGCAGCGCGCGCAGCGTTCCAGCGGCGGGCCGAGCCAGGCCAGCCAGCTGGTGCGCGGCGACGAGCGGCCGCTGTGGGAGGCGCTGCGCACCCTGCGCCGCAAGCTGGCCGAGGAGCACAGCGTGCCGCCCTACGTGATCTTCCCCGACGCTACCCTGCTGGAGATGCTGCGCAGCCAGCCGCAGTCGCTGTCCGAAATGGCCCAGGTCAGCGGCGTCGGTGCGCGCAAGCTGGAGCGCTACGGCCAGGCCTTCCTCGACGTGCTCACCGACAGCCCCGCGGCGCCGGCCGTACCGGCGGTGGTCACCGACCTGCGCCACGAGCTGGTCAGCCTGGCCCGCTCGGGCATGACCCCGGCGCAGATCGCCCGCCAGCTCGACTGCTCGGAGAAGAACGTCTACAGCCTGCTGGCCGAGGCCATCGGTCGCCAGCAACTGAGCCTGGAGCAGGCGCTGGACCTGCCCGAGGAGCTGCTCGGCGAGATCCACGACGCCTTCCTCGACGGCGACGGCGAGCTGCCGCCGGTGGCGGCGCTGGCCGAGGCATTCGACGG
- a CDS encoding YecA family protein, translated as MSFAEQLSRLQAFLDADDLHEEALDYVAAHGYLTALSICPDPVPEREWIDALFAEPPHYRSDAEREEIEASLIQLKAHIGRQLASDEDMELPCDLDLGDDPDDSDLRGWCIGFMEGVFLREAVWFENAEDEVSELLLPIMVGSGLFDEEPEFAEIASDRDLVDSMIDQIPELLTALFLLCQAPEEKPALLKPRQH; from the coding sequence ATGTCCTTCGCCGAGCAACTGTCCCGCCTGCAAGCCTTTCTCGATGCCGACGACCTGCATGAGGAAGCGCTGGACTACGTGGCCGCCCACGGTTACCTGACCGCCCTGTCCATCTGCCCCGATCCGGTACCGGAGCGCGAGTGGATCGACGCCCTGTTCGCCGAGCCGCCGCACTACCGCAGCGACGCCGAGCGCGAGGAGATCGAAGCCTCGCTGATCCAGCTCAAGGCGCACATCGGCCGCCAGCTGGCCAGCGACGAGGACATGGAGCTGCCCTGCGACCTCGATCTGGGCGACGACCCCGACGACTCCGACCTGCGCGGCTGGTGCATCGGCTTCATGGAGGGCGTGTTCCTGCGCGAGGCCGTGTGGTTCGAGAACGCCGAGGACGAGGTCAGCGAGCTGCTGCTGCCGATCATGGTCGGCTCCGGCCTGTTCGACGAGGAGCCGGAGTTCGCCGAGATCGCCAGCGACCGTGACCTGGTCGACAGCATGATCGACCAGATCCCCGAGCTGCTTACCGCGCTGTTCCTGCTCTGCCAGGCTCCGGAAGAGAAGCCGGCGCTGCTCAAGCCCCGCCAGCACTGA
- a CDS encoding YbaN family protein, translating into MAPREPAEIRHAWLRWLLLGIGWLSVALGVLGIFLPVLPTTPFLLLAAACFVRSSRRVYVWLVTHPRLGPWIRDYLDGQGIPFRAKAWAIGLMWASILLSCYLVPLLPARLFMLTSAVLVTLYILRQKTLGRP; encoded by the coding sequence ATGGCGCCACGCGAACCCGCCGAGATACGTCACGCCTGGCTGCGCTGGCTGCTGCTGGGCATCGGCTGGCTGAGCGTGGCGCTGGGCGTGCTCGGCATCTTCCTGCCGGTGCTGCCCACCACCCCCTTCCTGCTGCTGGCCGCCGCCTGCTTCGTGCGCAGCTCGCGGCGCGTCTACGTCTGGCTGGTCACCCACCCGCGCCTCGGCCCGTGGATCCGCGACTACCTCGACGGCCAGGGCATCCCCTTCCGCGCCAAGGCCTGGGCCATCGGCCTGATGTGGGCGAGCATCCTGCTGTCCTGCTACCTGGTGCCGCTGCTGCCGGCCCGCCTGTTCATGCTGACCAGCGCCGTGCTGGTGACCCTCTACATCCTCCGCCAGAAGACTCTCGGCCGGCCCTGA